One stretch of Brevibacillus laterosporus DNA includes these proteins:
- a CDS encoding DUF1462 family protein, whose amino-acid sequence MKVEILVYGTEQLCASCVNLPSAKETAVWLEAAAGRKFVQEQFAVRYCDFLQPTTEIDKLWAKRIEEEALWYPLVVISGEIVGEGNPKLKQVYDALAKAGVQHLDQL is encoded by the coding sequence ATGAAAGTAGAAATCTTGGTATATGGAACGGAACAATTATGCGCAAGCTGTGTGAATCTGCCTTCAGCAAAGGAAACAGCAGTCTGGCTAGAAGCAGCAGCTGGGAGAAAATTTGTACAGGAACAATTTGCTGTACGTTACTGTGATTTCTTACAACCAACGACAGAAATAGATAAATTGTGGGCAAAACGTATTGAAGAAGAAGCTTTATGGTATCCACTTGTCGTAATTTCCGGGGAAATTGTCGGAGAAGGAAATCCAAAGCTAAAACAGGTGTATGATGCCTTAGCAAAAGCAGGAGTACAACACTTAGACCAACTCTGA
- a CDS encoding bifunctional cystathionine gamma-lyase/homocysteine desulfhydrase, whose amino-acid sequence MRMKTRLIHGGIEGDIHTGAVSTPIYQVSTYKQDGIGVHKGFEYSRTGNPTRHALETYMADLEGGARGLAFGSGMAALSTILSLCNQGDHLVVGDDVYGGTYRVITRVFSKLGLEATYVDTTDLAAVEKALRPNTRMIIMETPTNPLLNVTDVRAVAEIAKSKGVLLVVDNTFMTPYWQNPLDLGADIVFHSATKYLGGHSDVVAGVVVTKEAELGEQLHFLQNAIGAILGPQDSWLLLRGAKTLGIRMEEQENNANQLALWLQEQASISRVLYPGLASHPGHEQMKKQARGFGGMISFDVGSNSRAEEVLSKLKYFTLAESLGAVESLIGLPARMTHASIPAERRAELGITDGLIRISVGIEDVEDLLEDLEQALV is encoded by the coding sequence ATGAGAATGAAAACACGGTTAATTCACGGTGGTATTGAAGGGGATATTCATACAGGGGCAGTTTCCACACCGATTTATCAGGTAAGTACCTACAAGCAGGACGGAATTGGCGTTCATAAAGGCTTTGAGTATTCCCGCACAGGTAACCCGACTCGACATGCATTAGAAACCTACATGGCTGATTTAGAAGGTGGCGCACGTGGATTAGCCTTTGGTTCGGGAATGGCAGCACTTTCCACCATTTTATCTTTATGCAATCAGGGCGATCATTTGGTTGTGGGAGATGATGTCTACGGTGGTACTTATCGCGTTATTACACGCGTTTTCTCAAAATTGGGCTTGGAAGCCACTTATGTAGATACGACTGATCTTGCGGCTGTTGAAAAAGCATTACGTCCTAATACTCGTATGATTATTATGGAAACACCTACCAACCCTTTACTAAACGTAACAGATGTGAGAGCGGTAGCTGAGATTGCGAAATCCAAAGGAGTCCTACTCGTAGTAGATAACACATTCATGACCCCTTATTGGCAGAATCCATTAGACCTGGGTGCAGATATTGTTTTCCATAGTGCGACCAAATACTTAGGTGGGCATAGTGACGTGGTAGCTGGTGTTGTTGTTACTAAGGAAGCAGAATTAGGAGAACAGCTTCACTTCCTACAAAATGCGATTGGGGCTATTCTAGGTCCTCAAGATTCATGGCTATTGTTACGTGGGGCCAAGACATTGGGAATCCGTATGGAAGAACAAGAGAATAATGCTAATCAATTAGCTCTTTGGTTGCAAGAACAAGCTTCTATAAGCCGAGTGCTTTATCCAGGTCTTGCTTCCCATCCGGGGCATGAGCAAATGAAAAAACAAGCACGTGGTTTTGGTGGCATGATTTCTTTTGATGTAGGTAGCAATAGTCGTGCAGAAGAAGTTTTATCTAAATTGAAATATTTTACCCTGGCTGAGTCATTGGGAGCGGTCGAAAGCTTAATCGGTTTACCTGCTCGTATGACGCATGCCTCGATTCCTGCTGAACGACGTGCAGAGCTAGGTATAACAGATGGTTTAATCCGCATTTCCGTGGGAATTGAGGATGTAGAGGATTTATTGGAGGATTTGGAACAAGCCTTGGTATAA
- the cysK gene encoding cysteine synthase A, producing the protein MKVYRNIKELIGNTPIVELTQFALPEGVRLFAKLESFNPGGSVKDRLGVELIRNAEESGLLQPGGTIIEPTAGNTGVGVALAAVNTSYRVIFCVPEKFSMEKQELMRALGAEVVNTPTELGIKGAIAKAKELAETIPGAFVPQQFANPANPEAHYKTTGPEIWDQMDGQVHTFVAGAGSGGTFMGVARYLKEQRSSIRTVIVEPEGSILNGGESGPHKTEGIGMELIPDFMDTSYFDEIYTVWDEDSFSLVKELARKEGILAGSSAGAALHAALKEAEKSAPGTNIVVLFADSSERYLSKQIYQGGI; encoded by the coding sequence GTGAAGGTTTATCGCAACATAAAGGAATTAATTGGAAATACACCTATTGTTGAACTGACACAATTTGCTTTACCCGAGGGGGTCCGTCTGTTTGCCAAATTGGAGTCTTTTAATCCAGGGGGCAGTGTCAAAGATCGGCTCGGAGTAGAATTAATACGAAATGCAGAAGAAAGCGGCCTATTACAACCTGGTGGGACTATTATTGAACCAACAGCGGGTAACACGGGAGTAGGAGTAGCGCTCGCCGCAGTTAATACTTCTTATCGCGTGATCTTTTGTGTACCTGAAAAGTTTTCAATGGAGAAGCAAGAGCTCATGCGTGCTTTGGGAGCTGAAGTGGTAAATACGCCAACGGAATTAGGGATTAAGGGGGCAATTGCTAAGGCAAAGGAATTAGCTGAGACGATTCCAGGAGCATTTGTGCCGCAGCAATTTGCCAACCCGGCTAACCCAGAGGCTCATTATAAAACAACAGGACCCGAAATTTGGGATCAAATGGATGGTCAGGTTCACACCTTTGTGGCTGGTGCAGGATCAGGTGGTACCTTTATGGGAGTGGCGCGTTATCTAAAGGAACAGCGTTCATCCATTAGGACCGTCATTGTTGAACCAGAAGGCTCCATCTTAAATGGAGGAGAATCTGGCCCCCATAAAACAGAGGGCATCGGTATGGAATTAATCCCAGACTTTATGGATACGTCCTATTTTGATGAAATATATACAGTGTGGGATGAGGATTCATTCTCTCTTGTAAAAGAGTTGGCACGTAAAGAAGGCATTCTGGCTGGTAGCTCGGCAGGCGCAGCTTTGCATGCGGCTTTAAAGGAAGCAGAAAAATCAGCTCCAGGAACGAATATTGTTGTACTATTTGCAGATAGTAGTGAGCGTTATCTATCGAAACAAATTTATCAGGGAGGTATCTAA
- a CDS encoding NifU family protein, whose protein sequence is MKEQVQEVLEKLRPYLQRDGGDVELVDVEDGIVKLRLMGACGSCPSSTITLKAGIERALVEEVPGVVEVQQVF, encoded by the coding sequence ATGAAAGAACAAGTACAAGAAGTACTAGAAAAGCTTCGTCCGTACCTGCAACGCGATGGCGGTGACGTTGAGCTTGTTGACGTTGAAGATGGCATCGTAAAACTACGTTTGATGGGTGCTTGCGGTAGCTGCCCTTCTTCTACCATCACCCTAAAAGCCGGTATTGAACGTGCATTAGTTGAAGAAGTACCTGGTGTTGTAGAAGTTCAACAAGTATTCTAA
- a CDS encoding alpha/beta fold hydrolase encodes MSQNLLMFLLCFIILVMVLLVVIGVYVGQKLLHPPRKPITIRPEDNGLPVYDCISFPSRDQLNMKGWYFSSDKHREAFLKQIDEGLDTAKQEVKKLQPLKHATIIFAHGYSQNRLEPHLPALTLAKSFVQAGYDVMMFDFRSAGESEGILSTVGLHEQKDLLGAIDFVKKHEPNHRIGLIGFSMGAATSLMVAGDDERVNAVVADCSFSSLPDYLSNNLPRWTRLPAFPFTSIILTVMPMLVKESPEQVKPIEAVKRYGSRPLLLIHGREDKTIPYKESEKLYEAAVHPEAELWLVQEAGHVRCYAKDRASYCGRVLGFFDRYVGKSPSK; translated from the coding sequence ATGAGCCAAAATCTATTGATGTTCCTGCTTTGTTTTATCATCTTAGTGATGGTGTTGCTAGTGGTGATTGGTGTGTATGTTGGTCAAAAATTACTGCATCCACCCCGTAAGCCTATCACCATACGTCCAGAGGATAACGGTTTACCTGTATATGATTGCATTTCATTTCCAAGTCGTGACCAGTTGAACATGAAAGGCTGGTATTTTTCTTCTGATAAGCACCGAGAAGCATTTTTGAAACAAATTGATGAAGGATTAGACACGGCTAAACAGGAAGTGAAAAAGTTACAACCGCTCAAGCATGCTACGATTATTTTTGCGCATGGCTACAGTCAGAATCGCCTAGAGCCGCATTTGCCAGCTTTAACGCTTGCTAAATCTTTTGTGCAAGCTGGCTATGACGTGATGATGTTTGATTTTCGCAGTGCGGGGGAGTCGGAAGGAATACTATCCACAGTGGGCTTGCATGAACAGAAGGACCTGTTAGGGGCAATTGATTTTGTCAAAAAACACGAACCAAATCATCGTATCGGTTTAATTGGCTTTTCTATGGGAGCAGCCACCTCTCTGATGGTTGCAGGAGATGATGAGCGTGTGAACGCAGTGGTTGCAGATTGTTCATTTTCTTCGTTACCTGATTATCTTTCTAACAATTTGCCGAGGTGGACAAGACTCCCTGCGTTTCCGTTTACTTCTATTATTTTAACAGTGATGCCAATGCTGGTGAAGGAAAGCCCAGAGCAGGTGAAGCCTATTGAGGCGGTCAAGCGATACGGCTCCAGACCGCTGTTACTGATTCATGGTAGAGAGGATAAGACTATTCCTTACAAGGAAAGCGAAAAGTTATATGAAGCAGCCGTGCATCCCGAAGCAGAATTATGGCTGGTACAAGAAGCAGGTCATGTGCGTTGTTATGCTAAAGATAGAGCGTCATACTGTGGTCGAGTACTTGGTTTTTTTGATCGATATGTGGGAAAAAGTCCGAGTAAGTAG
- a CDS encoding D-glycerate dehydrogenase translates to MTKKPFVYVTRKVADEALNLLASIATVEVWDQEYPVPRDILLEKAKRADGLYVMLSDRVDRELVDAAPHLKVVSTLAVGYDSIDLEACKERGIVVTNTPDVLTDATADLAFGLLMAAGRRFVEANRVLMNGEWRTWSPYFMAGQRIHGATIGIIGMGRIGEAVAKRANGFDMRILYHNRSRKIEAEQAYGATYCSLADLLRESDYVVLLTPLTEETRGLMGAEQFAMMKSTAVFINASRGATVDEEALYQALKQEIIWAAGLDVFQQEPIPTDHPLLSLPNVVALPHIGSATYETRDNMAMLVSKNIVAVLCGDKAITPV, encoded by the coding sequence ATGACGAAAAAACCATTTGTGTATGTGACACGGAAAGTAGCGGACGAAGCTTTGAATCTTTTAGCGAGTATAGCGACTGTTGAGGTGTGGGATCAAGAGTACCCTGTACCACGCGATATTTTATTAGAAAAAGCAAAACGGGCGGACGGCTTATATGTCATGCTGTCCGACCGGGTTGACCGAGAGCTAGTAGATGCAGCCCCGCATTTAAAAGTGGTATCTACGCTTGCAGTTGGCTATGACAGTATTGATCTAGAGGCTTGCAAAGAGAGAGGTATTGTCGTAACAAATACACCAGACGTATTGACGGATGCTACTGCCGATCTGGCGTTTGGTCTGTTAATGGCAGCTGGTAGACGTTTTGTAGAAGCAAACAGGGTACTGATGAATGGAGAGTGGAGAACATGGAGTCCTTATTTCATGGCGGGCCAGCGCATTCATGGTGCAACGATTGGAATTATTGGAATGGGACGAATTGGCGAAGCGGTTGCCAAGCGGGCGAATGGATTTGACATGCGTATTTTATACCATAATCGGAGCAGAAAAATAGAGGCGGAACAAGCCTATGGGGCTACGTATTGCTCTTTAGCTGATTTGTTGCGTGAATCTGACTATGTGGTGTTATTAACCCCATTAACGGAGGAAACGAGAGGATTAATGGGAGCTGAGCAATTTGCCATGATGAAATCTACAGCAGTTTTTATTAATGCTTCACGTGGAGCTACTGTAGATGAAGAGGCCCTCTATCAAGCTTTAAAACAGGAAATAATCTGGGCAGCGGGTTTAGATGTTTTTCAACAGGAACCGATTCCGACAGACCATCCTCTCTTATCACTTCCAAATGTAGTCGCTCTCCCACACATCGGTAGTGCTACATATGAAACTCGTGATAATATGGCGATGCTTGTCTCCAAAAACATAGTAGCCGTACTCTGCGGGGACAAAGCGATTACTCCTGTATGA
- a CDS encoding phosphatidylglycerophosphatase A, whose translation MLNQQHPIWGEQVYAKALELLQERGVRLEDIGEIVMFLQEKYIPNLQMGQCLESIHAVLQKREVQNALLTGIQLDILAEQNKLISPLQEMLATDESLYGVDEVMSLAIVNLYGSIGFTNYGYADKIKYGVLEKLNDKKNGVHTFLDDLVGAIAAAASSRLAHRRRHQEEEELKAQGVSYPSK comes from the coding sequence TTGTTGAATCAACAACATCCCATTTGGGGCGAACAAGTTTACGCAAAGGCACTTGAACTCTTGCAAGAGCGAGGAGTAAGACTTGAAGATATTGGAGAAATCGTGATGTTCCTCCAAGAAAAATATATTCCGAACCTACAGATGGGACAATGTCTGGAAAGCATACATGCCGTCTTACAAAAGCGTGAAGTACAGAACGCACTATTAACAGGCATTCAGTTAGATATACTAGCCGAACAGAACAAGCTGATATCCCCTTTACAAGAGATGCTGGCTACTGATGAATCTCTCTACGGAGTAGATGAGGTCATGTCGCTCGCAATTGTAAATCTGTACGGAAGTATCGGATTTACCAACTATGGCTACGCCGACAAAATTAAATACGGTGTGTTAGAGAAATTAAACGATAAAAAGAATGGTGTACATACCTTTTTAGACGATCTGGTAGGCGCAATCGCGGCAGCTGCATCCAGTAGATTGGCCCACCGCCGTCGTCATCAGGAAGAAGAAGAACTTAAAGCGCAGGGCGTATCTTATCCATCCAAGTAA
- a CDS encoding TIGR01457 family HAD-type hydrolase, with protein MKTYKGYLLDLDGTIYHGNRVIPEAVTFIDYLQETKTPYLYVTNNSSTTAEKVAERLSNMGLPTTADQVYTTSMATAKYLSEQKVQQKTYFALGEEGLFKAMEEAGYSFTEENPSYVIIGIDRTLTYEKVATAMRAIRNGATFIATNADPALPTEHGLMPGNGALVAAVATASAQRPIIIGKPEPIIIQYALEKLGTKPEETIIVGDNLHTDIQAGINSGIDTLLVLSGYSTLEDADKHDGPPTYVEQSLLTWMDKIRPAL; from the coding sequence ATGAAAACATATAAAGGATACCTGCTTGATTTAGATGGCACCATTTATCATGGGAATCGCGTTATACCCGAAGCTGTAACTTTCATTGATTACCTTCAAGAAACGAAAACTCCCTATCTATATGTTACCAATAATTCATCGACCACCGCAGAAAAGGTGGCAGAACGACTAAGCAATATGGGATTACCTACTACAGCTGATCAGGTATATACGACCAGCATGGCTACAGCCAAATATTTGTCTGAACAAAAGGTACAACAGAAAACATATTTTGCTTTAGGTGAAGAGGGGCTATTTAAAGCCATGGAGGAGGCAGGGTATTCTTTTACAGAAGAGAATCCTTCGTATGTTATCATTGGCATTGACCGTACTCTTACCTATGAAAAAGTAGCAACGGCCATGCGGGCCATACGTAATGGGGCCACATTTATTGCCACGAATGCAGACCCTGCCCTACCGACTGAACATGGTTTGATGCCGGGAAATGGAGCCTTAGTAGCTGCCGTAGCGACTGCATCAGCACAGCGTCCAATCATTATAGGTAAGCCAGAACCCATAATTATTCAATATGCATTGGAGAAGCTCGGAACAAAGCCAGAGGAGACCATCATTGTGGGGGATAACTTACATACAGATATCCAAGCGGGCATCAATAGTGGTATTGACACCCTACTTGTACTTTCGGGGTATTCTACACTGGAAGATGCAGATAAACATGATGGACCACCTACGTATGTAGAACAAAGTCTACTTACTTGGATGGATAAGATACGCCCTGCGCTTTAA
- a CDS encoding transcriptional regulator — MSKEQTSTRDQILHMLKVKGSLSVSDIALDLGITEMAVRRHLNTLERDNLIKSSLVRQAMGRPTNVYSLSQQADELFPRNYHDLTLDFLQDIVDIDGADKVATLFRRREDRLEEIYRPYIQGELGEKVAALADIQNQKGYMVEWGQEEETGDYFIKEFNCPISQVARQFNQACSCELSLFKRVLGTEVEQTSCMAKGGDKCLYKIRPKAE; from the coding sequence ATGTCAAAGGAACAGACTTCAACACGTGACCAAATTCTGCATATGTTAAAAGTTAAAGGTTCCCTGTCGGTTAGCGACATCGCGTTGGATTTGGGTATCACGGAGATGGCAGTACGTCGTCATTTGAACACGTTGGAGCGTGACAATCTGATCAAGTCCTCGCTGGTGCGTCAGGCGATGGGTCGTCCGACTAATGTATACTCCTTATCACAACAAGCGGATGAATTATTTCCGCGTAACTATCATGATCTTACGCTAGACTTCCTTCAGGATATAGTTGATATAGACGGAGCGGACAAGGTTGCAACCCTGTTTCGCAGACGAGAAGACCGTCTCGAAGAAATTTATCGCCCCTATATTCAAGGCGAATTGGGAGAAAAGGTAGCTGCATTAGCGGATATTCAAAATCAGAAGGGCTACATGGTGGAATGGGGTCAAGAAGAGGAAACAGGGGACTATTTTATTAAAGAGTTTAACTGTCCGATCTCTCAGGTAGCTCGCCAGTTTAATCAGGCATGTAGCTGTGAACTCTCATTATTTAAACGCGTATTAGGCACTGAGGTGGAGCAAACCTCTTGTATGGCCAAAGGCGGAGACAAATGCCTGTATAAAATTAGACCAAAGGCTGAATAA
- a CDS encoding DUF86 domain-containing protein: MYDVNTAKVDQVLTYMESMLTLLSQNMTYSNEELACDQIKQLAIERALHICIEGIADVGNALIDGFIMRDPGSYTDIVEILRDETVLTSDQATVLHRIMEFRKPLVTYSEISVLEMSELIREALPVLTTFASAVRAYIQKELF; encoded by the coding sequence ATGTATGATGTAAACACAGCAAAAGTGGACCAAGTGCTTACTTATATGGAGAGCATGCTTACGCTCTTATCTCAAAATATGACTTATTCTAATGAAGAACTGGCTTGTGACCAGATCAAACAGTTGGCAATCGAACGCGCTCTGCATATATGTATAGAAGGGATTGCAGATGTTGGAAATGCTCTCATAGATGGATTTATCATGCGCGATCCTGGTAGTTATACAGATATCGTTGAAATTCTACGAGATGAAACAGTACTTACTAGCGACCAAGCCACTGTTTTACACCGCATCATGGAATTCCGAAAACCGCTTGTTACGTATTCAGAAATATCTGTGTTGGAAATGAGTGAGTTGATTAGAGAGGCTCTACCTGTTTTGACAACATTTGCATCTGCTGTTCGGGCATACATTCAAAAGGAATTATTCTAG
- the glpX gene encoding class II fructose-bisphosphatase → MERELALEVVRVTEAAALSSARWMGRGKKNEADDAATSAMRAVFETISIRGTVVIGEGELDEAPMLYIGEKLGNRSEDSPEVDVAVDPLEGTTILAKGHNNAMAVLAIGDRGTMLHAPDMYMQKMVVGPAAAGLINLDDSIEKMIETVAKANQKRIEEVTVIVQERERHQEIIDSILEAGARVKLFGDGDVGAAIAACMPEESGIDLFVGIGGAPEGVISAAAIKCLGGDMQARLKPQSEEERERCRQMGLADPEQLLTINDLVSGDDAIFAATGVSDGELLQGVKFLSNNIAKTHSLVMRAKTRTVRFVEARHSLDHKPNLVWK, encoded by the coding sequence ATGGAAAGAGAATTAGCGTTAGAAGTTGTTCGTGTGACAGAGGCAGCAGCACTCTCTTCTGCACGCTGGATGGGACGTGGCAAAAAAAATGAAGCGGATGATGCTGCAACATCAGCTATGCGCGCCGTATTTGAAACGATTTCCATTCGCGGTACGGTTGTCATCGGTGAAGGAGAACTCGATGAGGCACCTATGCTGTATATTGGTGAAAAACTAGGTAATAGGTCTGAAGATTCTCCCGAGGTTGACGTAGCCGTAGATCCATTGGAAGGAACAACCATTCTTGCTAAAGGTCACAATAACGCCATGGCTGTACTTGCCATTGGAGACCGTGGCACTATGTTACATGCACCAGATATGTACATGCAAAAAATGGTGGTAGGACCTGCTGCGGCTGGTTTAATCAATCTAGATGATTCGATTGAAAAAATGATAGAAACAGTTGCTAAAGCGAATCAAAAGCGCATTGAAGAAGTAACCGTAATCGTTCAAGAACGGGAGCGTCATCAAGAAATCATTGACTCCATTCTAGAAGCCGGAGCTCGTGTCAAACTGTTTGGAGATGGAGACGTGGGAGCTGCCATTGCTGCCTGTATGCCAGAAGAATCTGGAATTGATCTGTTTGTTGGTATTGGCGGTGCTCCTGAAGGTGTCATTAGTGCAGCAGCCATCAAATGCTTAGGCGGAGATATGCAAGCACGATTAAAACCACAAAGCGAAGAAGAACGGGAACGTTGCCGTCAAATGGGACTAGCTGACCCTGAGCAACTGCTGACAATTAATGACTTAGTATCTGGAGACGATGCTATTTTTGCCGCAACTGGAGTTTCAGACGGAGAACTATTGCAGGGGGTTAAGTTCCTAAGCAATAATATAGCTAAGACACATTCCCTAGTCATGAGAGCAAAAACTAGAACAGTTCGCTTTGTCGAGGCTAGACACAGTTTAGATCATAAACCAAACTTGGTATGGAAGTAG
- a CDS encoding DUF3055 domain-containing protein codes for MSHEPFYLYDETEETTTRFVSFMGESTRFDLAIIKTSRFYGKKLVVNIQNGRSAIIGTDDLEEEGYIEYAFQITESEAEELKEFLVRVIG; via the coding sequence ATGTCCCACGAGCCTTTTTATCTGTATGATGAAACGGAAGAGACTACTACTCGCTTTGTCAGCTTTATGGGCGAATCCACTCGTTTTGATCTGGCGATTATCAAAACAAGTCGTTTTTATGGAAAAAAATTAGTTGTCAATATTCAAAACGGTCGTAGCGCGATTATCGGAACAGATGATTTAGAGGAAGAAGGGTACATAGAGTATGCCTTTCAAATCACTGAATCGGAAGCGGAAGAACTAAAGGAGTTTTTAGTTCGAGTAATTGGTTAA
- a CDS encoding DUF1027 domain-containing protein, with protein MIRLQAGVYELMEENRDGWNLEVCKERYSDVLDKYDYIVGDWGYGQLRLRGFFENTNRKVPFEHKIAALDEYLQEYCNFGCAYFVLKRTKRLNGSELGDETDQALIDAESLDKESSSQATQAPTRPRNYERPFKRRSDKNDKPSRFPRPDRDRPNKEAKDGKDRGNQKAIRAEQGSKEKRVNNQTPRGPRVKPTATSTKKTIQNEK; from the coding sequence TTGATTCGCTTGCAAGCAGGTGTTTATGAATTAATGGAAGAAAATCGTGATGGCTGGAATCTGGAAGTCTGTAAGGAACGCTACAGCGATGTATTGGATAAATACGATTACATCGTTGGTGACTGGGGCTATGGCCAGCTTCGTTTACGTGGATTCTTTGAGAATACGAATCGTAAAGTGCCTTTTGAGCACAAAATTGCTGCATTAGATGAGTATCTTCAGGAATACTGCAATTTTGGCTGTGCTTATTTTGTTCTAAAGCGCACGAAACGTCTGAACGGATCTGAGCTAGGAGACGAGACAGACCAAGCTCTGATTGATGCGGAAAGCCTGGATAAGGAATCATCTTCTCAAGCGACCCAAGCTCCTACCCGACCTCGAAATTATGAACGTCCCTTTAAACGTCGATCGGACAAGAATGATAAGCCCTCACGTTTTCCTCGACCAGATCGGGATCGTCCGAATAAAGAGGCAAAAGATGGGAAGGATCGAGGGAATCAGAAGGCAATTCGCGCCGAACAAGGAAGCAAAGAGAAGCGTGTTAACAATCAGACGCCAAGAGGACCACGTGTCAAACCAACTGCCACATCTACGAAAAAAACAATTCAAAATGAAAAATAA
- a CDS encoding sporulation protein — translation MQKKWIFATVASLALLTSACGNISGNGTAQTKSYTNSSHMNRMDYRTSTYGHDYGFGYRNNSGRPTFFYGSEPNYNDYLKDGTTSAYRTTSYGTTTPSSMYNANPYSKSGYPYSGRSLTKGASLYSNESYGQSYRMNGVGTYNAYGNSNSTHSYPYYNAMNGTGTPSIYSTYNTSYGQNANTTGYAVVQRNQLRGYEKTSRVYIDRDALAQAVGQVVSSVPGIENATVLVTDEEIFVGVKVSDKDTRSATVKARNSALSIAPRYYKVYLTNDPKMSKELSHVASASTKTVSTHSTNGTAHSQTVDHLVKSFGGMTDYEKTKSMMNKTQSKTR, via the coding sequence ATGCAAAAGAAATGGATTTTTGCTACTGTAGCCAGCTTAGCATTGCTTACATCTGCTTGTGGAAACATCTCTGGTAACGGAACAGCCCAGACGAAATCCTATACCAACTCTTCTCATATGAATCGTATGGATTACCGTACAAGCACATATGGCCATGATTATGGTTTTGGTTATCGTAACAATTCTGGGCGACCAACCTTCTTCTATGGTAGTGAGCCTAATTACAATGATTACCTAAAAGATGGGACAACTTCTGCTTATCGAACAACCTCTTATGGAACTACTACTCCTAGCTCTATGTATAACGCAAATCCGTACAGCAAGAGTGGTTATCCCTATTCTGGTCGTTCTTTAACCAAAGGAGCCAGCCTATATTCCAATGAAAGCTATGGACAAAGCTATCGCATGAACGGTGTAGGCACCTACAACGCATATGGCAACTCAAACAGTACGCATTCTTATCCGTATTACAATGCAATGAATGGCACAGGTACTCCGAGTATTTATAGTACCTATAACACCTCCTATGGCCAAAATGCAAATACAACAGGATATGCTGTTGTACAACGTAATCAATTACGCGGGTATGAAAAAACATCTCGCGTCTATATTGACCGTGATGCATTGGCACAAGCAGTAGGACAAGTGGTTTCTAGTGTTCCAGGGATTGAAAATGCTACTGTCTTAGTAACGGATGAAGAGATTTTTGTTGGTGTGAAAGTATCCGATAAAGATACTCGCTCCGCTACAGTAAAAGCTCGTAATAGCGCCTTGTCTATTGCACCACGTTATTACAAGGTCTATTTAACCAACGATCCAAAGATGTCCAAGGAATTGTCTCATGTCGCGAGTGCCTCTACAAAAACAGTAAGCACTCATAGCACCAATGGGACTGCTCATTCCCAGACGGTAGATCACCTTGTTAAAAGCTTTGGTGGAATGACCGATTACGAAAAAACAAAAAGCATGATGAACAAGACACAAAGTAAGACACGCTAA